In Novosphingobium kaempferiae, the DNA window GGCGAGGACGAGCGAGGTGAATTCGTGGCCGAGCGGCAGGCCTGCGAAGCGCACCCAGGCGCTCGCGTCGCTCGCGCGGCGGATGATGAAGCTGGGGCGGCGCTTGTCGTCGCCGTCGAAAGTGGCGGTGACCTTGTCCGAGAGCGAGGCGATGGTCTCGAGCAGCTCGCGGGTCTCGGCGGACTTCTGCCCATCGCCCAGCGAGGCGACGAGCTCGATCGGCTCGCGCAGCATGCCGAGATATTGCGAGAGCTGTTGCTTCAGGTTGGCGTCGAGCATGTCAAAGGTTTCCTTTCACGATCTCACGATCCTCCCCCTTGATGGGGGAGGGATACGCAGGCTTGGTCGCGGTAGCGGCCTAGCCGCAGTTGGGTGGGGGTGTGGGGCGGGGTGCGCCGTTCGCACCCCCATCCAAGCTTCGCTAGACCCTTCCGGGTCAAGCTACGCTATCCTTCCCCCATCGAGGGGGAAGGCAGGTAGGCGGGCGGCCGAAGTTTCCCCGGCCGCCCGGAACAATCAGATCTTGCCGACGAGGTCGAGCGAGGGAGCAAGCGTTTCAGCGCCTTCTTCCCACTTGGCCGGGCAGACCTGGCCGGGGTGCTCGCGCCAGTACTTGGCGGCCTTGATCTTGCGGACGAGTTCGACCGCGTTGCGGCCCACGCCCTCGGGGGTGATTTCGACCAGCTGGATCACGCCGTCCGGATCGACCACGAAGGTGGCGCGGTCAGCAAGGCCGACGCCTTCGCGCAGCACGCCGAAGTTGTTGGTCAGGGCGTGGTTCTGGTCGCCGAGGAAAGCGTACTTGAGCTTGCCGATGGTCTCCGAGGTGTCGTGCCATGCCTTGTGGCTGAAGTGCGTGTCGGTCGAAACGCCGAACACTTCTACGCCGAGGCCCTGCAGGGTCGCGTACTGGTCGCCGAGGTCTTCCAGCTCCGTCGGGCAGACGAAGGTGAAGTCGGCGGGGTAGAAGAAGAACACGGCCCACTTGCCCGCGATGTCCGCTTCGGTGACGTCGAAGAAGTCCTTGCCGGCCTGGAAGGCGGTGTTCTTGAACGGCTTGATGGTGCTGCCGACGATACCCATGGATGTAAGCTCCCTCAGTTGGGTGGTTGAAACTGGTGAGAGGGAGATAGGCCGGAGGTGTGACGATTAGTAGGGTCTTGATCCGATTGGCTTGATCGAATGTGTCGATAAATGAGCGTCAGATTGTGCGGCTTTGTCGATGAGATGCTGCGGGCCTGCAATCCACCCCGACTCAGCCACGGAAAGGCGAAGAATGCCCCCGATTCGGGGTGATACGATCTAGGAAGGGTTGCCAGGCCCCATTTGTCCCAGCCTTCAGATCGGAGAAAATATCGATGAGTCCCAAGCTGATCCTGCTGCTTGCCGTCGTACTGGCTCTCGCGATTTCGGCCAGCGTGATGACAGGAAACGTGGGAGCCTTCGTCGGCGCCCTGGTGGGCGCGGGCGTAGTCGGCATGTTCGCCTGGCTCAAGAAATCCGACCGACGCTCCTGACGGCAGCGTTCAGGTCCGCCGCATTCAACCTCGGCGCGCCATCCTGACCAGCACTTCGTCCAGCGCCGAAAGGAAGCGGGAGCGGTCCTGCTTCGAGAACGGTGGCGGTCCGCCCACGACGTCGCCGCCTGCCCGCAGGTCCGCCATGATCGCGCGCGTCGCGATGGCGCCTCCGATAGAGGACGTGGTGAAGGGCTTGCCGTTGGGCGCGACGACGCTGGCGCCAAGCTTCAGGCAGCGGTCGGCCAGCAGGATGTCGGCAGTGATCACGACCGTTGAGGCGTCCGTATTCTCGACGATCCAGTCGTCGGCGGCATCGAAGGCGTCGCTCACCAGCTTGCGCGATATCAGCGCGCTCTGCGGCACGCGGATCGGGCTGTTGCTGACGACCGTCACCGGCACCTTGTGGCGCATGGCGACCTTGTAGGTCTCGTCCTTCACCGGGCAGGCGTCGGCGTCGATGAGGATACGGATCATGGCGCGGCCTTACACCGGGGCGTGGGGTATGGCCATATCGGGGGCATGGTGCAGGTGGGGGTTCAGCGTCAGCTTCGCCGAAGGGGCAAGGAAGAAGGGGTTCGCACAAAGGCGCAGAGGTGTCGGGCTGCGCCGCAGACCCGTTCTCTCGTCAACGCCGATAAAACCGCACCGCTGAAAGGAGGAGCTTCGCTGCCAAATGCACGACACCTTTGCGCGAACCCGATCTTTTCCGTCATCCCGGCGCAGGCCGGGATCGCTGGCAAAACCGCCCGAGCTTGAGTGCCAGCGCCACGTCGCAGTGACTCATTCAAAGCTATCGCCTCAAGAGCAGCCAGCGGTCCCGGATCGAGTCCGGGACGACGATTGCGTTGCGTCCGGCAGCAGGACGTTTGTGGTCATGGGCGTTCAAGAAAATTTTATCGAACCCGTCTAGAATTGCGGCATGACTGTCGAGCGGAACCCTCTTTACGCATTCGCCATTCCCGGCTTTTCTGCGGCAATCGGAAGCACTGTTGCGTCATTCATTTACGTATTATGTGTTTCCTGGCGCAATATGGCGGAAGACGATTATCTTGTGGGGTTATTCTTTGCTGCCACGCAGCTTGCGCTTATAAGCGTAATTCTGACGGGTCCGCTGATATTGCTGGTTGCCGTGCCGGTCGTCTATTTCCATGGCGACAGCTTTATTCAGCAGCCCGTGGTCGACT includes these proteins:
- a CDS encoding YaiI/YqxD family protein, with the translated sequence MIRILIDADACPVKDETYKVAMRHKVPVTVVSNSPIRVPQSALISRKLVSDAFDAADDWIVENTDASTVVITADILLADRCLKLGASVVAPNGKPFTTSSIGGAIATRAIMADLRAGGDVVGGPPPFSKQDRSRFLSALDEVLVRMARRG
- the ahpC gene encoding alkyl hydroperoxide reductase subunit C → MGIVGSTIKPFKNTAFQAGKDFFDVTEADIAGKWAVFFFYPADFTFVCPTELEDLGDQYATLQGLGVEVFGVSTDTHFSHKAWHDTSETIGKLKYAFLGDQNHALTNNFGVLREGVGLADRATFVVDPDGVIQLVEITPEGVGRNAVELVRKIKAAKYWREHPGQVCPAKWEEGAETLAPSLDLVGKI